A genomic segment from Chanos chanos chromosome 2, fChaCha1.1, whole genome shotgun sequence encodes:
- the nectin1b gene encoding nectin 1b yields the protein MVQMDSSKSGFVGEQVELRCLFINSKPPVKISQVTWQKFLNGTKQNVAIANPALGVSVLPPFKERVSFKNPAVRQRAPSLEDTTIVFNNLRLSDEAAYICEYTTFPAGNRENMVNLTVFARPVTRMTLTTPTIVARGQRRKMTVATCQSANGKPPSTIQWETKLKGEATFQETRNPNGTVTVRSNYVVVPSRETHKQKLTCIVTYRSERITDSVVLNVQYEPEVKIEGFDGNWYLNRPDVKLTCNADANPPVTVYQWKVLNGSMPNNVEIKNNTLFFKGLVTYDLAGTYVCEATNIIGSRSGRVEVNVTEFPNNPTPDDRLITPEPNTSGAAIGGAVGGVVLLAAAGTLLAVFLRRRQRTFKGDYSTKKHVFGNGYSKAGGLPAHPPMPKNLQYPDDSDDEKKPAQIGGTGVGFEAGERDFDADAEDLKRPYFTVDEGESRDYGDRTLSFQYDPEPEIADDMVSQTDGSVISKKEWYV from the exons ATGGTGCAGATGGACTCCAGTAAGTCAGGTTTTGTTGGTGAACAAGTGGAGCTGCGTTGCCTCTTCATAAACAGCAAACCACCGGTGAAAATCTCTCAGGTCACCTGGCAGAAGTTTCTCAACGGGACCAAGCAGAATGTGGCTATTGCCAACCCGGCTTTGGGCGTGTCCGTGCTCCCGCCCTTCAAAGAGCGAGTCAGCTTCAAGAACCCGGCTGTGCGCCAGCGCGCCCCCTCTCTGGAGGACACCACCATTGTCTTCAACAACCTGCGGCTATCTGACGAGGCCGCCTACATCTGCGAGTACACCACCTTCCCCGCTGGAAACAGGGAGAACATGGTTAATCTCACCGTCTTTG cACGACCAGTGACTCGCATGACCCTGACCACACCCACTATCGTGGCCCGGGGTCAGAGGCGTAAAATGACTGTGGCCACGTGCCAGTCGGCCAATGGGAAGCCTCCAAGCACCATCCAATGGGAGACCAAGCTGAAAGGCGAGGCTACGTTCCAGGAAACGCGTAACCCCAACGGGACAGTGACCGTTCGCAGCAACTACGTCGTGGTGCCAAGCCGCGAGACTCACAAACAGAAACTCACCTGCATCGTCACGTACCGCAGCGAACGCATCACCGACAGCGTCGTCCTCAATGTACAGT atgaGCCAGAGGTGAAGATTGAAGGATTTGACGGGAACTGGTATCTGAACAGACCGGACGTCAAACTCACCTGCAATGCAGACGCTAACCCGCCCGTGACCGTCTACCAGTGGAAAGT gttgAATGGATCTATGCCTAATAACGTGGAGATCAAGAACAACACTCTGTTCTTCAAAGGCTTGGTCACGTATGATCTGGCAGGGACGTATGTCTGCGAGGCCACCAACATCATCGGGTCACGTTCAGGGCGCGTGGAGGTCAACGTGACGG AATTCCCTAACAACCCGACACCCGATGACCGGCTCATCACGCCAGAGCCGAACACTTCAGGGGCTGCCATTGGAGGCGCAGTCGGGGGCGTGGTCCTGCTGGCTGCCGCCGGCACGCTCCTCGCTGTCTTCCTACGCAGACGCCAGCGCACATTCAAGGGTGACTACAGCACCAAGAAGCACGTTTTCGGCAATGGCTACAGCAAGGCAGGAGGCCTGCCTGCGCACCCACCCATGCCAAAGAACCTGCAGTACCCCGACGATTCAGACGACGAGAAAAAACCTGCCCAGATCGGCGGAACCGGCGTTGGGTTTGAGGCCGGTGAACGGGATTTCGACGCAGACGCCGAGGACCTGAAGAGGCCCTATTTTACTGTGGATGAGGGTGAGAGCCGTGACTACGGAGACCGGACTCTCTCTTTCCAGTACGACCCTGAGCCCGAAATCGCCGACGACATGGTCTCCCAAACCGACGGCTCTGTCATTTCCAAGAAGGAGTGGTATGTGTAG